The following nucleotide sequence is from Halogeometricum borinquense DSM 11551.
CTCCGAACTGCTAGGCGAGTTCGATGGACGCGCCCCTGTGGACGGAGACACACGCGCCCTCGCTCTCGGACCTGCCGCAGTCGGAGGTCCGCGACCGACTGGGCCGAACGGTAGACGAACCGATGAATCTCGTACTGCAGGGGCCGCCGGGTGTCGGCAAGACGGCGGCCGTCCGCGCACTCGCCCGTAAGTCCCACGAGGACCCCGAGAACGACCTCGTTGAGATCAACGTCGCGGACTTCTTCTCGCGGACGAAAAAGCAGATTCGCACCGATCCTCGATTCGAGCAGTTCCTCACCGGCCGGAGTCGGATGGCAAAGCGCGATATGATTAGTCGCGTGTTGAAGGAGTCGGCGGGCTACGCGCCCGTCTCTGGCGACTACAAGACCATCCTGCTCGACAACGCCGAACACATCCGCGAAGACTTCCAGCAGGCGCTTCGCCGCGTGATGGAACAGCATCACCGCACCACACAGTTCGTCATCACGACGCGGCAACCGACGAAACTCATCCCGCCGATTCGCTCGCGGTGTTTCCCGGTTCCCGTCCGCGCACCCTCGACCGACGAGACGGAGGCTATTCTCAGCGACATTGCAGAGGCCGAGGACGTGGCATACGACGAGATGGCGCTGAACATCATCGCCTCGAAGGCCGACGGCAACCTCCGAGAGGCCATTCTCGCCGCGCAGAGTGCCGCTGTCGAGGGTGACGATGAGATAACGATGGAGTCGGCGCAGACGGCCCTCTCGGAAGTCGGCCACGACGACAAGTTGAAGGAGATTCTCGAGACGGCCCGCAACGGAGAGATACGGGACGCGAGAAAGACGATAACGACGCTGTTGGACGACGAGGGGTACGACGGGCAGGAACTGCTCCGTGACCTCCTCGCCATTGCTGACAA
It contains:
- a CDS encoding AAA family ATPase, which gives rise to MDAPLWTETHAPSLSDLPQSEVRDRLGRTVDEPMNLVLQGPPGVGKTAAVRALARKSHEDPENDLVEINVADFFSRTKKQIRTDPRFEQFLTGRSRMAKRDMISRVLKESAGYAPVSGDYKTILLDNAEHIREDFQQALRRVMEQHHRTTQFVITTRQPTKLIPPIRSRCFPVPVRAPSTDETEAILSDIAEAEDVAYDEMALNIIASKADGNLREAILAAQSAAVEGDDEITMESAQTALSEVGHDDKLKEILETARNGEIRDARKTITTLLDDEGYDGQELLRDLLAIADKYPEEFGEADVMRLHRLAGAVDLDLTEGLDDRLHLTHLLSAWAAGQHELDEEQLA